From the Micromonospora echinofusca genome, the window CGGGACCTGGACTACCGGCTCAAGGACGAGCACCGCGACGAGCTGGCCTGGCTGGAGCCGTACCTCACGACGTCGACGGACACCCTCGCGTCGCTGATGCTCGGCACCCGGTTCCTCCAGTACGTCGGCCGGCAGGGCGTCTACTACGAGCGGATGGTCCGGGCGACCGTCGGCCAGTTCCCGACGATGCACGCCAAGACCGTCGCCAAGCTCAACGCGCTGACCCTGCGCCTCGGCTCCTACTACTGCGGCGACGTGCGGGAATACCTGCGCGACGTGGTGCCCGCCGAGGCACCGGTGGCGATGTTCCCGCCGTTCTACGCGGGTGACTACGAGCAGCAGTTCGCCGGCATCGACGAGTTCTTCGACTGGCCGGCGCCGACGTACGACATGCTCGACGAGGACGGCAAGGAAGAGATCATCGGCGCGGTCCTCGACCGGCCCCACTGGATCCTCGGCCTGCACATCGCCCGCGACGAGCTGCGCCCCTGGCTACGCGGCGTCGTCCAGACCTCCAACCGCGGCATGCCGATCTACGTGTACGCGTCGTCCGGCGCGCGGCGCGTCGTTGCGCCCGCCCAGCAGGTCGCCCCGATCCTCATGCCGAAGATCGGGCCCGCCGAGGACCTCGGCGACCGCATGGCCATCCACGTGCTCAACGGCGGCCAGTTCGCCGCCGTCCGGTCGCAGTTCATGAGCAAGACGATCCTGCCCGGGTCGCCACTGCTCGCCTGCGGCGTCAGCGTCGACGGCAAGCTGGTCGGCGCGTTCGCCTACC encodes:
- a CDS encoding putative antirestriction adenine methyltransferase, which gives rise to MFHGSIPADLRSIIYEHAESWPDTDLYVGCSGNFTIERTLHSRPGERRTIHSNDVQAYSSALGWWLAGRDLDYRLKDEHRDELAWLEPYLTTSTDTLASLMLGTRFLQYVGRQGVYYERMVRATVGQFPTMHAKTVAKLNALTLRLGSYYCGDVREYLRDVVPAEAPVAMFPPFYAGDYEQQFAGIDEFFDWPAPTYDMLDEDGKEEIIGAVLDRPHWILGLHIARDELRPWLRGVVQTSNRGMPIYVYASSGARRVVAPAQQVAPILMPKIGPAEDLGDRMAIHVLNGGQFAAVRSQFMSKTILPGSPLLACGVSVDGKLVGAFAYLPPKFDPSCAYLMSDFPVSWTRHRRLAKLIVMAAASREAQLLLQRSLSKRLTSWSTTAFTDRPNSAKYGRGIPGVKLQKRSEPAADGIHRYQLQYGGPLGDWTLAEALAEWKRRHGKDMR